GGGAGAACCGTTATATGAGGGGGAAACGCGGGATGGTTTGCCGGCAGGCTTGACATTTTCCGGGGCTCGCTGGCCGCCCGTGTCGTTGCCGCACCGATGTGGCCGAACTGCTACATCGTGCACGACGGAAATGGTCTAGCTTGGCCTCGATCGGGGAACCTGCTGGGGACCATCATGAAGAAACTCCTGAGTGCTTTCGCTGCCTTCACCGCGCTGACCGCCGCCGCTTCGGCCGCGGACCTGCCGCGTCGCGTTGCTCCGCCGCCGGTCTTCACGCCGGTGCCGGTCTTCACCTGGACCGGCTTCTACGCCGGTTTCAACGCCGGCTACGGCTTCAACACCGCTGACACCCGCGCTCCGACCGTGATCGGCGTGCCGGCCGGCCCGAACGCCGCCAGCAGCGTGTTCGTCACCGCCGCCGGCGTGCCGACCACCGGCGTCATCGCCTTCGGCAACCGCAACAGCAACGACGGCTTCGTCGGCGGCGGCCAGATCGGCTACAACTACCAGTTCACCCCGGGCTCGGGCGTGGTCGTGGGTATCGAGGCCGACGCCCAGTACGTCGACTTCGGCCGCAGCCGCAACCGCTTCGCCTTCGCCACCGTTCCGGGCGGCGGCATCGCCCCGGGCACCCTGGTGTTCAACCCGAACGGCATCTCGGGCCTGGACTTCTTCGGCACCGTGCGCGGCCGTCTCGGCTACGCCTGGGACCGCACCCTCGTGTACGCCACCGGCGGTTTCGCCTACGGCTCGGGCGGCGGTCGCGACTTCGGTCTGACCAACGCGTCGCGTGACGACTTCCAGACCGGCTGGACCGTCGGCGGCGGCGTCGAGTACGCTCTGCCCACCGACTCGTTCCTGAACTTCTTCCGTTCGTCGGCCGTGACCCTCAAGGTCGAAGGCCTGTACGTGAAGCTCGACCAGGGCAACCGCAACAA
This sequence is a window from Methylobacterium sp. SyP6R. Protein-coding genes within it:
- a CDS encoding outer membrane protein, with protein sequence MKKLLSAFAAFTALTAAASAADLPRRVAPPPVFTPVPVFTWTGFYAGFNAGYGFNTADTRAPTVIGVPAGPNAASSVFVTAAGVPTTGVIAFGNRNSNDGFVGGGQIGYNYQFTPGSGVVVGIEADAQYVDFGRSRNRFAFATVPGGGIAPGTLVFNPNGISGLDFFGTVRGRLGYAWDRTLVYATGGFAYGSGGGRDFGLTNASRDDFQTGWTVGGGVEYALPTDSFLNFFRSSAVTLKVEGLYVKLDQGNRNNGVFTQTANGTQYSVFSPGVVSVGPANLYRRETEFAVVRAGLNYKFGSY